A window of Metabacillus sp. B2-18 contains these coding sequences:
- a CDS encoding YuzF family protein has translation MTNNMLSFYDPYVYQTLTTIVGKMVTVQTIRGSVRGSLKNVLPDHIVVESNGTPFFIRTQQIIWVFPG, from the coding sequence ATGACAAACAACATGTTATCCTTTTATGATCCCTATGTTTATCAGACATTAACAACAATTGTTGGTAAGATGGTTACAGTTCAAACCATAAGAGGTAGCGTTCGTGGTTCCCTGAAAAATGTATTGCCAGATCACATTGTTGTCGAATCTAACGGAACTCCCTTTTTTATTCGAACCCAGCAAATTATTTGGGTTTTTCCTGGTTAA
- a CDS encoding manganese catalase family protein: protein MFKRINKLPIELPIPEHGDMNAAAAVQELLGGKFGEMSTLNNYMFQSFNFRNKKKLKPFYELVASITAEEIGHVELVSNTINLLSVGNTFPGDPDITPLQNGKDARNTHHFISTAQTAIPGDSMGRPWTGDNVFNSGNLVLDLTHNFFLEIGARTHKMRVYEMTDNPVAREMIGYLLVRGGTHVLAYAKAIEIVTGVDLTKMLPVPNLDNSKFDYARPFIEKGLSNVLYTWSETEYRDIGMIWKGTNPENGHPLEVKIGAPEGGPIPDLEELPEEFAPGITRDDYELIKKRLMEKL, encoded by the coding sequence ATGTTTAAAAGAATAAATAAATTGCCAATTGAACTTCCTATACCTGAACACGGTGATATGAATGCTGCTGCTGCAGTACAAGAGCTCTTGGGTGGCAAGTTTGGGGAGATGTCTACCTTAAATAACTATATGTTTCAGTCTTTTAACTTCAGAAATAAAAAAAAGCTAAAACCATTCTATGAGTTAGTAGCTAGCATTACAGCAGAAGAAATTGGTCATGTAGAACTTGTTTCTAATACAATTAATTTGTTATCGGTAGGTAATACGTTTCCGGGGGATCCGGATATCACTCCACTCCAAAATGGGAAGGATGCTAGAAACACCCACCACTTTATCTCTACTGCTCAAACGGCTATACCAGGTGATTCGATGGGAAGACCTTGGACTGGTGATAATGTATTTAATAGTGGTAATCTGGTTTTAGATTTAACACATAACTTTTTTCTAGAAATTGGTGCACGTACACATAAAATGAGAGTTTATGAGATGACTGATAACCCAGTTGCTCGAGAAATGATTGGGTATTTACTTGTTCGTGGAGGAACACATGTCCTCGCCTATGCGAAAGCAATCGAAATTGTGACAGGGGTAGACTTAACGAAAATGCTTCCAGTTCCAAATCTTGATAACTCAAAATTTGATTATGCTAGGCCATTCATAGAAAAAGGCTTAAGCAATGTGCTTTACACATGGAGCGAAACAGAATACAGGGATATTGGAATGATTTGGAAAGGAACTAATCCGGAAAATGGGCATCCACTGGAAGTGAAAATTGGTGCTCCTGAGGGGGGACCCATACCAGACTTAGAGGAATTACCTGAAGAATTTGCTCCTGGTATTACTAGGGACGATTATGAATTAATCAAAAAACGTCTAATGGAAAAGTTATAA
- a CDS encoding ABC transporter substrate-binding protein, translated as MKRSLSVLLGLLMCFVLAACNGGGDSASGEATEKEVIGGDVEDATELKYWTFVELHMDFFKDAVPRWNELHPDKPIKLVAETFPYDQMHNNLLLALQSGKGAPDISDIEVGRFPNFLQGEPQLLPMNEYVEPEMDNFIQSRFDIYAKDGNYYGMPTHVGATVMYYNKEIMDQAGVDIDSIKTWDDYVEAGKKVVENTDAVMTTVHTGDATTFQQMISQQGSDLFDDEGNLTIDSPENIKTLSLLNDMLNTHKIAELTPGGEPHAEEFYAFMNEGKAASISMPMWYMGRFTDYMPDLKGKMVIRPMPAWEEGGDRSVGIGGTGTVVTNQTEHAELAKEFLAFAKLSKEANIKLWTVLGFDPPRWDVWEDPAVQEDNKFYQYFGTDIFDTLLEIKDEINGINVTEQYPDVLTELNTNTLNNVLRQKSESPEDALKKAQETVEANMQ; from the coding sequence TTGAAAAGGTCGTTATCGGTACTTTTAGGATTACTTATGTGTTTTGTATTAGCGGCATGTAATGGTGGAGGAGACTCGGCATCTGGTGAGGCAACTGAAAAGGAAGTTATAGGTGGAGATGTTGAAGATGCAACCGAATTAAAGTATTGGACATTTGTTGAACTGCACATGGATTTCTTTAAAGACGCGGTTCCTCGTTGGAATGAACTTCACCCAGATAAACCGATTAAACTTGTTGCTGAAACATTCCCTTACGATCAAATGCATAACAACTTATTATTAGCGCTACAGTCTGGTAAAGGTGCACCTGATATTTCTGATATTGAAGTTGGTCGTTTTCCGAACTTTTTACAAGGTGAACCACAGCTTTTACCTATGAATGAATATGTTGAACCAGAAATGGATAACTTCATCCAATCAAGATTTGACATATATGCTAAGGATGGTAATTACTACGGTATGCCTACACATGTTGGTGCGACTGTCATGTATTATAACAAAGAAATTATGGACCAAGCTGGTGTTGATATAGATTCAATCAAAACTTGGGATGACTATGTAGAAGCGGGTAAAAAGGTCGTTGAAAACACTGATGCTGTTATGACAACAGTTCATACGGGTGATGCAACTACTTTCCAGCAAATGATCAGTCAACAAGGTTCTGACTTATTTGATGATGAGGGTAATTTAACAATAGATAGCCCTGAAAACATCAAAACACTTTCTTTGTTGAATGATATGCTTAATACACATAAAATTGCAGAGTTAACACCTGGTGGCGAGCCACATGCTGAAGAGTTTTATGCATTTATGAATGAAGGAAAAGCGGCATCTATCTCTATGCCAATGTGGTATATGGGACGTTTCACAGATTATATGCCTGACCTAAAAGGTAAAATGGTGATACGACCAATGCCTGCTTGGGAAGAAGGTGGAGATCGCTCGGTAGGTATTGGTGGAACTGGTACCGTTGTTACAAATCAAACTGAGCATGCTGAGCTTGCAAAGGAATTCCTGGCATTTGCAAAACTTTCTAAGGAAGCAAATATTAAACTATGGACAGTTCTGGGCTTTGATCCACCTCGTTGGGATGTGTGGGAAGATCCGGCGGTTCAAGAGGATAACAAATTCTATCAATATTTCGGTACGGATATTTTTGATACATTACTTGAGATCAAAGACGAAATTAATGGTATTAACGTAACAGAACAATATCCAGATGTTCTAACCGAGTTAAATACCAATACATTAAATAATGTACTAAGACAGAAATCTGAATCTCCTGAAGATGCTTTAAAGAAAGCACAGGAAACAGTTGAAGCAAATATGCAGTAG
- a CDS encoding YesL family protein, producing MNGKEIVSKLDFILQWIFRLVVLNVMWIFYSVLGLIVAGIFPSTAAMLSVARKWILGEHDIKIFQTFKKTYRQEFATANILGWILTITGVILYFNFQLMKNSVSVFSIVTPFAFYLMVFFYMILLIWAFPMLVHYKATWRQHLKNAIIVGLSKLHYTLMCGLKIFFVLYLSLSYPGIIPFFTISALGIGVMWVTLRVFTKMDQGVKVKSL from the coding sequence ATGAATGGGAAAGAAATTGTATCAAAATTAGATTTTATACTTCAATGGATTTTCCGCCTTGTTGTGCTGAATGTAATGTGGATTTTCTATTCAGTTCTTGGACTAATTGTAGCAGGTATCTTTCCATCTACTGCCGCTATGTTAAGTGTAGCTCGAAAGTGGATTCTGGGTGAACATGATATCAAGATTTTCCAAACATTTAAGAAAACATATCGTCAAGAATTTGCTACAGCCAATATATTGGGATGGATTTTAACAATAACTGGAGTTATTCTGTATTTTAATTTTCAATTAATGAAGAATTCGGTAAGTGTGTTCTCTATTGTAACTCCTTTTGCCTTTTATTTAATGGTTTTCTTCTATATGATTCTATTAATTTGGGCTTTTCCAATGCTTGTTCATTATAAAGCTACCTGGAGACAGCATCTTAAGAATGCCATTATTGTAGGTTTATCAAAACTTCATTATACCCTCATGTGTGGTTTGAAGATTTTTTTTGTATTGTATCTATCTTTAAGTTATCCGGGAATCATTCCATTTTTCACGATTAGTGCCTTAGGGATAGGGGTGATGTGGGTTACGTTGCGAGTCTTTACTAAAATGGATCAGGGAGTAAAGGTGAAGTCGCTATAA
- a CDS encoding carbohydrate ABC transporter permease, with amino-acid sequence MILMYIFTQAGNYWGWYMNSLTISAITIVLSLFFSSMVGYALALYDFKGRNLIFGFVLFILMVPFEILMLPLFQLMISMNLINTYTAVILPAVVAPIAVFFFRQYAIGLPKELMDAARIDGATEYGIFFRIMLPLMGPSMAAMAILQGLGSWNNFLWPLIVLRSNDMFTLPIGLATLLTPYGNNYDVLIAGSVMTIIPIIILFVFFQRYFVAGLTVGGVKG; translated from the coding sequence ATGATATTAATGTATATTTTTACACAAGCTGGTAATTATTGGGGCTGGTATATGAACAGCTTGACCATTTCAGCGATTACGATTGTACTATCGTTATTTTTCTCTTCAATGGTCGGGTATGCACTTGCGTTATATGACTTTAAAGGAAGAAATCTAATTTTTGGGTTTGTGCTATTTATTTTAATGGTTCCATTTGAAATTCTTATGCTTCCACTCTTCCAATTAATGATTAGTATGAATTTAATTAATACGTACACAGCTGTTATTCTACCTGCTGTAGTTGCACCGATAGCAGTATTCTTCTTCAGACAATATGCCATTGGTCTTCCAAAAGAATTAATGGATGCGGCAAGGATTGATGGAGCTACAGAGTATGGAATTTTCTTTAGGATTATGCTACCGCTTATGGGGCCATCAATGGCAGCAATGGCAATTCTTCAGGGATTAGGAAGCTGGAACAATTTCTTATGGCCATTAATTGTTTTAAGATCGAACGATATGTTTACATTACCAATCGGCTTAGCAACGTTACTAACACCTTATGGAAATAATTATGATGTGCTCATTGCAGGTTCTGTTATGACCATTATTCCAATCATTATTCTCTTTGTCTTTTTCCAACGGTACTTTGTTGCAGGACTTACAGTTGGTGGAGTGAAGGGATAA
- a CDS encoding YuzF family protein, which translates to MTNNMLSFYDPYVYQTLTTIVGKMVTVQTIRGSVRGSLKNVLPDHIVVESNGTPFFIRKTIQQALF; encoded by the coding sequence ATGACAAACAACATGTTATCCTTTTATGATCCCTATGTTTATCAGACATTAACAACAATTGTTGGTAAGATGGTTACAGTTCAAACCATAAGAGGTAGCGTTCGTGGTTCCCTGAAAAATGTATTGCCAGATCACATTGTTGTCGAATCTAACGGAACTCCCTTTTTTATTCGAAAAACCATCCAACAGGCCCTATTTTAG
- a CDS encoding MFS transporter, translating to MIKQNSLVPLRTFMFFVSAIGSMVVSFLPIYFQHKGFSSSQIGWFLAIGPFVGLIAQPLWGYASDKYKTVKKVLFSCLIGFSVSVIWLFQIDSFLWIIIAGSLFFFFFSPLNPLADNLAKRQSQIHSVTFGSIRMWGSIGFALVSLFSGFLLSKFGIGFLAIPITVLAISTCLLSLTLTDAKAGSKKVNYKDIGMFFKDPTLTAFFILISLVLLTHRTSDSFISLYLFEIGGNEMLVGWIWFIGVSSEALLFFLSAKWFRSSSPIKYIIIASVLYCIRWILTALSQDPAMLLSIQVLHGICFAIVFLGALEYLYKVVPEELQATGHMVFVGISFGITGIIGSSVGGIIFENFGGSTLYFLLAGSSFLGLIGFLIFYKKERKAELKQIEMGSVS from the coding sequence ATGATAAAACAAAACTCCCTTGTACCATTAAGAACATTTATGTTTTTCGTTAGCGCTATCGGATCAATGGTTGTTAGCTTTCTTCCAATTTACTTTCAGCATAAAGGATTTTCTAGCTCTCAAATTGGCTGGTTTTTGGCAATTGGTCCATTTGTCGGCTTGATTGCTCAGCCGCTATGGGGATATGCTAGTGACAAGTATAAGACAGTGAAAAAAGTTTTATTCTCTTGTTTAATAGGATTTTCGGTAAGTGTAATTTGGCTGTTTCAGATTGATTCATTTTTATGGATTATTATAGCGGGATCTCTCTTTTTCTTTTTTTTCTCACCACTTAATCCACTGGCTGATAATCTTGCAAAAAGACAATCTCAAATTCACTCCGTCACATTTGGATCAATTAGGATGTGGGGATCTATTGGCTTTGCGCTCGTTTCATTATTTAGTGGCTTTTTACTATCGAAGTTTGGGATTGGATTTTTAGCGATTCCCATTACTGTTCTCGCGATTTCTACTTGCTTACTTTCATTGACGTTAACTGATGCAAAAGCTGGTAGCAAAAAAGTGAACTATAAAGACATTGGTATGTTTTTTAAAGATCCAACCTTAACGGCATTTTTTATCTTGATTTCGTTAGTTTTGCTTACACACCGAACTAGTGATTCGTTTATTAGTTTATATTTGTTTGAAATAGGTGGGAACGAAATGTTAGTTGGGTGGATATGGTTTATTGGTGTATCAAGTGAAGCACTTCTGTTTTTCTTAAGTGCCAAATGGTTTCGTTCTTCTAGCCCAATTAAATATATTATAATCGCCTCAGTTCTTTATTGTATTCGCTGGATATTAACAGCGCTTTCGCAGGATCCAGCGATGCTCTTAAGTATTCAAGTTTTACATGGAATTTGTTTTGCTATCGTTTTTTTAGGTGCTCTGGAGTATTTGTATAAAGTCGTTCCTGAGGAGTTACAAGCAACAGGCCACATGGTATTTGTAGGTATTTCCTTTGGAATAACAGGAATCATCGGATCTTCAGTTGGAGGAATTATTTTTGAAAACTTCGGGGGATCGACGCTGTATTTCTTACTAGCAGGTTCATCGTTTTTAGGTTTGATTGGTTTTCTTATATTTTATAAAAAGGAGAGAAAAGCCGAACTCAAGCAAATTGAAATGGGAAGTGTTAGTTAA
- the spoIIP gene encoding stage II sporulation protein P has protein sequence MRSTRPFILKLVYIPILIILLMFFLIGFLISMNVTVDSRSIQRTIGELNTELLFVHFLQFENHYFYPESENPLLTASNLSTLAIQLATSVKPTDARTFLGNELPGLRLYDTEIAVAGEGTNLSNIPYESPPPTEILLQERKVVEEELKGRTTEDNNEQITNPEEKTVFIYQSHSWESFLPLLEGAEQPSEAISSDERVNVIGLGNRLTENLMKKGIGVQHDKTNMTQELQQKGWKSTKAYTVSGTIVDQAATATNSEYVYYIDIHRDSARKNITTKTINGETYARLYFVVGKENENYLENLDFAKTLHQKLEKKYPGISRGVFLKSKSEGNGVYNQDVSNKAMLIEIGGVDNNLDELERTVDVFADILSEYHWENEAKEVDGQ, from the coding sequence GTGAGATCTACAAGACCATTCATTTTAAAACTTGTTTATATACCTATTCTAATAATCCTCCTCATGTTCTTCTTAATTGGCTTTCTGATTTCGATGAATGTTACTGTGGATTCAAGAAGTATCCAGAGAACGATCGGTGAACTAAACACAGAACTGTTATTTGTACATTTTCTCCAGTTTGAAAATCATTATTTCTATCCAGAATCTGAAAACCCCTTATTAACAGCATCTAATTTATCTACCTTAGCCATTCAGCTTGCAACAAGTGTAAAACCAACTGACGCAAGGACCTTTCTAGGAAATGAATTACCTGGTCTTAGATTATATGATACAGAGATAGCAGTTGCAGGTGAAGGAACGAATCTTAGCAACATACCATATGAATCTCCCCCACCAACCGAAATTTTACTTCAGGAAAGAAAAGTTGTGGAGGAAGAATTAAAGGGAAGAACAACAGAAGATAACAATGAACAAATAACGAATCCAGAAGAAAAAACAGTGTTTATCTATCAGAGCCATAGCTGGGAGTCTTTTTTACCATTATTGGAGGGGGCTGAACAGCCAAGTGAGGCAATTAGTTCGGATGAGCGTGTAAATGTAATTGGCCTTGGAAATCGTTTAACTGAAAATCTAATGAAAAAGGGAATTGGTGTACAGCACGATAAAACAAATATGACTCAAGAGCTACAACAAAAAGGTTGGAAGTCAACGAAGGCCTATACCGTTTCTGGAACAATTGTAGATCAAGCAGCGACGGCAACAAATAGTGAATATGTATATTACATTGATATTCATCGTGATTCTGCAAGAAAAAACATTACGACAAAAACGATTAATGGAGAGACTTACGCGCGACTCTATTTTGTTGTGGGAAAAGAAAATGAAAACTATTTAGAAAATCTTGATTTTGCCAAGACTTTACATCAAAAACTCGAGAAAAAATATCCAGGAATTAGTCGAGGTGTATTCTTAAAATCAAAAAGTGAGGGTAATGGTGTTTATAATCAAGATGTTTCTAATAAAGCAATGTTGATTGAAATAGGTGGAGTAGATAATAATCTTGATGAGCTTGAAAGAACAGTTGATGTTTTTGCTGATATTCTTTCTGAATATCATTGGGAAAATGAGGCAAAAGAAGTGGATGGACAGTGA
- a CDS encoding amino acid permease, which translates to MAKSEKNTSQGNLTWWQLSLIGIGCTIGTGYFLGSGIGVEIAGPSIVFSFLLAALGTFIVYNVLAKMTAKDPQEGSFCYYAGKAFGKWAAFGCGWNYWSSNILVMGSQLTALAILSQFWFPNVPLWIFSAGYAVLSILVVISGTSGFDKMEDIFAVVKFAAIVMFIILALAALFGWIGGGNAKPTGVPVAPKELFPDGFKGFYASLIYAFYAYGGIEVIGLKAMQLKDKKDAPKAGSFMLISLTTVYVLSLGLAVSLVAFDKFSDKESPFVTALSDFHLPFFPHVFNGAIIIAGFSTMTAALYGVTNLLVTLADDGDAPAVFSKKLKFKSLPLPSLILATVGLISSIVTALLLPGKIYEYITTAAGILLLYNWIFIICSSFKLLKLKAWNKILGYIGLILLLAAISGTLFEKSIRPGFYISILFVTIIGMICLIMRKHWKNPKSNSKVKYY; encoded by the coding sequence ATGGCAAAGTCTGAAAAAAACACATCACAAGGCAACTTGACATGGTGGCAGTTATCACTAATAGGAATTGGATGTACGATTGGGACAGGTTATTTTCTAGGATCTGGAATTGGGGTTGAAATTGCTGGTCCTTCCATTGTTTTCTCGTTTTTATTAGCTGCCCTTGGAACTTTTATTGTTTATAATGTTTTAGCAAAAATGACTGCTAAAGACCCACAGGAAGGCTCATTTTGCTATTATGCTGGAAAAGCATTTGGTAAGTGGGCTGCATTTGGTTGTGGATGGAATTATTGGAGTTCAAATATTCTTGTAATGGGAAGTCAATTAACAGCACTAGCCATTTTGTCACAATTTTGGTTTCCTAATGTTCCTTTATGGATTTTCTCAGCAGGGTATGCTGTACTTTCCATCCTTGTTGTGATTTCTGGAACGAGTGGGTTTGATAAAATGGAAGACATTTTTGCTGTTGTGAAGTTTGCTGCTATTGTTATGTTCATCATTCTTGCCTTAGCCGCACTCTTTGGATGGATAGGTGGTGGAAACGCAAAACCAACAGGTGTGCCTGTCGCACCTAAGGAACTTTTTCCAGATGGTTTTAAAGGTTTTTATGCTTCACTCATTTATGCCTTCTATGCATATGGCGGAATCGAAGTTATTGGATTAAAAGCAATGCAATTAAAGGATAAAAAGGATGCACCAAAAGCTGGATCTTTCATGTTAATTAGCTTAACTACCGTATATGTATTATCGTTAGGACTCGCTGTTTCACTAGTTGCATTTGATAAATTTAGTGACAAAGAAAGCCCATTTGTCACTGCTTTATCTGACTTTCATTTGCCATTTTTCCCACATGTTTTTAATGGCGCCATTATTATTGCTGGTTTTTCAACAATGACAGCCGCTTTATATGGAGTAACAAACCTCCTTGTTACCCTTGCTGATGATGGAGATGCACCAGCTGTGTTCTCAAAGAAATTAAAGTTTAAAAGCTTACCTTTACCTTCATTAATTCTTGCAACAGTTGGGCTTATTTCCTCAATTGTTACTGCTTTATTGTTACCAGGAAAAATATACGAATATATTACAACAGCAGCAGGAATTTTGCTGCTATACAACTGGATCTTTATTATTTGTTCTTCATTTAAACTTCTGAAGCTAAAAGCTTGGAATAAAATTTTAGGATATATTGGCTTAATACTTCTCCTCGCCGCAATCAGCGGAACCTTGTTTGAAAAGTCAATACGACCAGGTTTTTACATTAGTATATTATTTGTTACCATTATCGGGATGATTTGTTTAATTATGAGAAAGCATTGGAAAAACCCTAAATCTAATAGCAAAGTGAAATATTATTGA
- the gvpU gene encoding gas vesicle accessory protein GvpU, translating to MAKEKEQEQTGTDDAIILMFLDLVEQDGVEVDVTLSVNGTVVSGTLIGATAYYEGITEASKNFHDSTMSKIISKKFHDLKEEYAKQKQQESDKESKDNSTPFTFIHLKDAKYLNTNSQETLNRGTWWRGRISAVDGFSFNSLV from the coding sequence ATGGCAAAAGAAAAAGAGCAAGAACAAACAGGTACTGATGATGCAATTATTTTGATGTTTTTAGATCTAGTTGAGCAAGACGGTGTTGAAGTTGATGTTACTTTAAGCGTGAACGGAACTGTTGTCTCAGGAACACTTATCGGGGCAACTGCCTATTACGAAGGAATTACTGAAGCATCGAAGAATTTTCATGATAGCACAATGTCAAAAATTATCTCAAAGAAATTTCATGATTTAAAAGAGGAATACGCCAAGCAGAAACAACAAGAATCTGATAAAGAGTCTAAAGATAATTCGACTCCTTTCACGTTTATTCATCTTAAAGATGCTAAATATCTAAATACAAACAGTCAAGAAACTCTTAACCGCGGAACATGGTGGAGAGGAAGAATTTCAGCAGTTGATGGCTTTTCCTTCAATTCGCTTGTCTAA
- a CDS encoding LysE family transporter has translation MSISILVSYIFLGLSLAAPIGPVNSARLDKGIKNGFWHAWIVGAGSMMADAIFMLFVYLGMVNFLDIPFVQIFLWLFGGFILIYSGIESILGVNKVNLTITRKKDSLTKCFFTGFMMSITSPLSILFWLGIYGSVLAKTIQVNGTSQLLVYSCMIFVGLTLWDVFVAGLTTGFRKFLNDTSLKVISIISGASLLGFGLYFGFQGLKALFSF, from the coding sequence TTGAGTATCAGCATATTGGTTAGTTACATTTTTTTAGGATTATCCTTAGCTGCTCCGATTGGACCAGTTAATTCTGCTAGATTAGATAAAGGAATAAAAAATGGTTTCTGGCATGCTTGGATTGTAGGAGCAGGAAGTATGATGGCAGATGCTATTTTTATGCTCTTTGTTTACCTTGGTATGGTGAATTTTCTAGATATACCCTTTGTCCAAATTTTTCTATGGTTATTTGGTGGATTTATTCTTATTTATTCAGGTATTGAAAGCATTCTAGGTGTGAATAAGGTTAATCTTACAATAACCCGTAAAAAGGATTCCTTAACAAAATGCTTTTTTACTGGGTTTATGATGTCTATAACAAGTCCACTTTCCATTCTGTTTTGGTTAGGAATTTATGGATCGGTATTAGCTAAAACGATTCAAGTGAATGGTACAAGCCAATTATTGGTGTACAGCTGTATGATTTTTGTAGGGCTAACATTGTGGGATGTTTTTGTTGCTGGTCTTACAACAGGATTCCGTAAATTTTTAAATGATACTAGCTTAAAGGTAATCTCCATTATCTCTGGTGCTTCACTTTTAGGGTTTGGACTTTATTTTGGTTTTCAAGGTCTGAAAGCGCTCTTTAGTTTCTAA
- a CDS encoding ABC transporter ATP-binding protein: protein MASIIELKHVSLKRNGQWILNDINWEIKKHEHWVLYGLNGAGKTALLNMLCAYYFPTEGDVKVLGKVFGRDYLAEKLRQKIGLVSTKLQQKFYPSDNAFEIVLSGAFASIVLYEKPTEEMRQKAIGLLKELSCLHYADRAYETLSQGERQRVLIARALMTEPELLILDEPTTGLDFLAREQLLESIEGMMKKESAPTLLYVTHHVEEILPIFSHTLLLKRGEVFDSGETKEMLSAGKLSALFDSDVSVIWDEGRASLRKKVQTIDAE, encoded by the coding sequence ATGGCATCAATAATTGAATTAAAACACGTTTCACTTAAAAGAAATGGTCAATGGATTTTGAACGATATTAATTGGGAAATCAAAAAGCATGAACATTGGGTGTTGTATGGATTAAATGGAGCTGGAAAAACAGCGCTATTAAATATGCTTTGTGCGTACTACTTTCCAACTGAAGGAGATGTGAAAGTATTAGGGAAGGTATTTGGTCGAGATTATTTAGCGGAAAAACTTCGTCAAAAAATCGGACTAGTATCTACAAAACTACAACAGAAATTTTATCCGTCAGACAATGCATTTGAAATTGTATTAAGTGGTGCTTTTGCTTCAATCGTACTTTATGAGAAACCAACAGAGGAAATGAGACAAAAAGCGATTGGACTATTAAAAGAACTAAGCTGTTTACATTATGCCGATAGAGCTTATGAAACTTTGTCGCAGGGAGAAAGGCAACGAGTTTTGATTGCTCGAGCTTTAATGACAGAGCCTGAGCTGTTAATTTTAGATGAACCGACAACAGGTTTAGATTTTCTTGCACGTGAACAGCTATTAGAATCAATAGAGGGCATGATGAAAAAGGAATCCGCACCAACTCTTCTTTATGTTACTCATCATGTTGAAGAGATATTGCCAATCTTTTCTCATACTCTTTTATTAAAAAGAGGAGAAGTATTTGATTCTGGTGAAACAAAAGAGATGCTATCTGCTGGGAAGCTTTCAGCGCTTTTTGATTCTGACGTTTCGGTAATCTGGGATGAAGGACGTGCAAGTTTAAGGAAAAAAGTTCAAACCATTGATGCAGAATAG